One segment of Procambarus clarkii isolate CNS0578487 chromosome 1, FALCON_Pclarkii_2.0, whole genome shotgun sequence DNA contains the following:
- the LOC138362859 gene encoding A-kinase anchor protein 5-like, which translates to MTILATVTIDSIMNSDNDSISNSNSDSISNSDNDSISNSDNDSISNSNNNSSNAVNNSNSLRLTVLLVTLASTTLDRNERQHVQWRTIMIMAVKVRGAIKSEKRVRGNSEKRVRGNSEKRVRGNSEKRVRGNSEKRVRGNSEKRARGNGEKRARGNGEKRARGNSEKRVRGNSEKRVKSNSEKRVKSNSEKRERDNKVRRESKKQQRVRAEPKTNHQALVIKRMRWLGHVVRMGKGRIPKDLLYGELTQGKRPTGKPQLRYKDVCKRDLKAMDVDLATWGNTGRRSFSLEANQTLDQALDQALDQALDQALDQALDQALDQTLDQALDQTLDQALDQALDQTLDQTLDQALDQTLDQALDQALDQALDQTLDQTLDQALDQTLDQALDQTLDQALDQAPDQTLDQTLDQALDQALDQAPDQTLDQTLDQALDQALDQTLDQALDQALDQALDQTLDQTLDQTLDQALDQALDQALDRTLDQALDQTLDQALDRTLDQTLDQALDRAVVLSPDVSP; encoded by the exons ATGACAATATTAGCAACAGTGACAATTGACAGTATTATGAACAGTGACAATGACAGTATTAGCAACAGTAACAGTGACAGTATTAGCAACAGTGACAATGACAGTATTAGCAACAGTGACAATGACAGtatcagcaacagtaacaataacAGTAGTAACGCTGTTAACAATAGTAACAGTCTGAGGTTAACAGTATTGCTAGTGACATTAGCATCAACAACG CTGGATAGGAATGAACGCCAACATGTACAGTGGAGGACGATAATGATAATGGCAGTGAAGGTAAGAGGCGCCATTAAGAGTGAGAAGAGAGTAAGAGGCAACAGTGAGAAGAGAGTAAGAGGCAACAGTGAGAAGAGAGTAAGAGGCAACAGTGAAAAGAGAGTAAGAGGCAACAGTGAGAAGAGAGTAAGAGGCAACAGTGAGAAGAGAGCAAGAGGCAACGGTGAGAAGAGAGCAAGAGGCAACGGTGAGAAGAGAGCAAGAGGCAACAGTGAGAAGAGAGTAAGAGGCAACAGTGAGAAGAGAGTAAAAAGCAACAGCGAGAAGAGAGTAAAAAGCAACAGTGAGAAGCGAGAAAGAGACAACAAAGTGAGAAGAGAGAGTAAGAAGCAACAAAGAGTGAGAGCAGAACCAAAA ACAAATCACCAGGCACTAGTTATTAAAAGAATGCGCTGGCTGGGACACGTGGTGCGAATGGGGaagggcaggatccccaaggatctcctgtacggagagctgacgcagggaaagcgtccaacaggcaagccccagctacggtacaaagacgtgtgcaagagggacctgaaagccatggacgtcgatcttgccacGTGGGGAAACACTGGCCGCAgatcgttcagcctggaggca AACCAGACACTAGACCAGGCACTAGACCAGGCACTAGACCAGGCACTAGACCAGGCACTAGACCAGGCACTAGACCAGGCACTAGACCAGACACTAGACCAGGCACTAGACCAGACACTAGACCAGGCACTAGACCAGGCACTAGACCAGACACTAGACCAGACACTAGACCAGGCACTAGACCAGACACTAGACCAGGCACTAGACCAGGCACTAGACCAGGCACTAGACCAGACACTAGACCAGACACTAGACCAGGCACTAGACCAGACACTAGACCAGGCACTAGACCAGACACTAGACCAGGCACTAGACCAGGCACCAGACCAGACACTAGACCAGACACTAGACCAGGCACTAGACCAGGCACTAGACCAGGCACCAGACCAGACACTAGACCAGACACTAGACCAGGCACTAGACCAGGCACTAGACCAGACACTAGACCAGGCACTAGACCAGGCACTAGACCAGGCACTAGACCAGACACTAGACCAGACACTAGACCAGACACTAGACCAGGCACTAGACCAGGCACTAGACCAGGCACTAGACCGGACACTAGACCAGGCACTAGACCAGACACTAGACCAGGCACTAGACCGGACACTAGACCAGACACTAGACCAGGCACTAGACCGGGCAGTGGTCTTGTCACCGGATGTGTCCCCCTGA
- the LOC138362864 gene encoding clumping factor A-like yields MTVLAAVTMTVLAEVTMTVLAAVTMAVLATVTMTVLATVTMTVLATETMTVRNSDNDSISSSDNDSISNSDNDSISSSDNGSISNSDNDSISNSDNDSISNSDNDNISNSDDDSINNSDDDSINNSDDDSINNSDTDSISNSDNDSISNSDDDSISNSDNDSISNSDNDSINNSDNDSISNSDNDSINSDNDSIRNSDNDSIHNSDNNSISNSDNDSISNSDNDSINNSDNDSIINSDNESIIK; encoded by the coding sequence ATGACAGTATTAGCAGCAGTGACAATGACAGTATTAGCAGAAGTGACAATGACAGTATTAGCAGCAGTGACAATGGCAGTATTAGCAACAGTGACAATGACAGTATTAGCAACAGTGACAATGACAGTGTTAGCAACAGAGACAATGACTGTTAGAAACAGTGACAATGACAGTATTAGCAGCAGTGACAATGACAGTATTAGCAACAGTGACAATGACAGTATTAGCAGCAGTGACAATGGCAGTATTAGCAACAGTGACAATGACAGTATTAGCAACAGTGACAATGACAGTATTAGCAACAGTGACAATGACAATATTAGCAACAGTGACGATGACAGTATTAACAACAGTGACGATGACAGTATTAACAACAGTGACGATGACAGTATTAACAACAGTGACACTGACAGTATTAGCAACAGTGACAATGACAGTATTAGCAACAGTGACGATGACAGTATTAGCAACAGTGACAATGACAGTATCAGCAACAGTGACAATGATAGTATTAACAACAGTGACAATGACAGTATCAGCAACAGTGACAATGACAGTATTAACAGTGACAATGACAGTATCAGAAACAGTGACAATGACAGTATCCACAACAGTGACAATAACAGTATCAGCAACAGTGACAATGACAGTATCAGCAACAGTGACAAtgacagtatcaacaacagtgACAATGACAGTATTATCAACAGTGACAATGAAAGTATTATCAAGTGA
- the LOC138362873 gene encoding clumping factor A-like, translated as MTVLAAVAMTVSKSDNDSISNSDNDSISNSDNDSISNNDDDSVNNSDIDSISNSDNDSISNSDNDSISNSDNDSINNSDNDSISNSDNDSINSANDSIRNSDNNSISNSDNDSISNSDNDSINNSDNDSIINSDNDSIINISNSDDDSVSNSDSMSKSDNDSISSSGDDSINNSDDDSISNSDNDSANNSDNDNVSNSDNDSVSNRDNDC; from the exons ATGACAGTATTAGCAGCAGTGGCAATGACTGTTAGCAAAAGTGACAATGACAGTATTAGCAACAGTGACAATGACAGTATTAGCAACAGTGACAATGACAGTATTAGCAACAATGACGATGACAGTGTTAAcaacagtgacattgacagtattAGCAACAGTGACAATGACAGTATTAGCAACAGTGACAATGACAGTATTAGCAACAGTGACAATGATAGTATTAACAACAGTGACAATGACAGTATCAGCAACAGTGACAATGACAGTATTAACAGTGCCAATGACAGTATCCGCAACAGTGACAATAACAGTATTAGCAACAGTGACAATGACAGTATCAGCAACAGTGACAAtgacagtatcaacaacagtgACAATGACAGTATTATCAACAGTGACAATGACAGTATTATCAA TATTAGCAACAGTGACGATGACAGTGTTAGCAACAGTGACAGTATGAGCAAAAGTGACAATGACAGTATTAGCAGCAGTGGCGATGACAGTATTAACAACAGTGACGATGACAGTATTAGCAACAGTGACAATGACAGTGCGAACAACAGTGACAATGACAATGTTAGCAACAGTGACAATGACAGTGTTAGCAACAGAGACAATGACTGTTAG